The Mycolicibacterium aromaticivorans JS19b1 = JCM 16368 genomic sequence CCCACACCGGGGTGCGAGTGTCGCGTTCGGCGTAATACTCCGCCAACCCACCATTAGCCCGCTGACGGTCTTTCACCGCATCACCCACCGCCCGCGCGGTGTCGTTGTAATAGTTCACCGACCACAACGACAACTTCGCCACCGTCAACAACCCGCACCACCCCCCTCAGACCTCGCCGGGGCCGCCCGCCGCAACGGCTAGGGCGACGCTACGACGGACGGCACCACCAGCCTCGCCCAACGGGTCTATCTCGCTAACGGTGTTTCCGGCGTTTTTCATCAGTAGGTTTCGGCTGCCGGGAATCGGTCGGCGAAGGTGATCGCGAACGCATTGAGGGCAGGTTTCCACCGCATCGTCCATCGTGCCCTGCCGACACCGGTCGGGTCCAGTGATCGGGTCACCAGATACAGGCACTTGAGCGCCGCCTGCTCGGAGGGGAAGTGTCCGCGGGCCTTGATCGCGCGGCGGTAGCGGGCGTTGAGCGACTCGATCGCGTTCGTCGAGCAGATCACTCGCCGGATCTCCACGTCGTAGTCCAGGAACGGAATGAACTCCGCCCAGGCGTTGTCCCAGAGCCGGATCACTGCCGGGTAGCGCTGCCCCCATTTCTCGGCCAGCTCGTCGAACGCCGCCCGAGCCGCGGTCGCGTTGACCGCAGTGTAGATCGGCTTGACGTCGCCCTTGATCTCGTCCCAGTACTTGCGGGACGTGAGCCGAAAAGTGTTGCGCAGCAGATGAATGATGCACGTCTGCACGATCGCCTGCGGCCACACATTGCCCACCACCTCGGGCAGTCCCTTGAGCCCGTCGCAGACGACGAAGAAGGTGTCCTTGATGCCGCGGTTGCGTAGGTCGGTGAGCACGCTCATCCAGAACTTGGCGCCCTCCCCGCCGGTGCCGGCCCACAAGCCGAGGATGTCGCGTTCCCCGGCCAGGGTGACCCCGATGGCAGCGTAGAACGGCCGGTTGGCGACTTGGCCGTCGCGGACCTTGACCACGATCGCGTCGATGAAGATCGCGGCGTAGGTTTCATCCAGCGGTCGCACCGACCAGTCGTTCATCTCCTCAAGCACCTTGTCGGTGATGCGGCTGATCGTCTCTTTGGATACCGACGCCCCGTAGATCTCGGCGAAGTGCGCCGAGATCTCACCGGTGGTCAAGCCCTTCGCGTACAGCGACAGCACGACCTCGTCCACGCCGTTCAGGCGACGTTGGCGTTTCTTGACGATCTGAGGCTCGAAGGTCGATGCCCGATCGCGCGGCACGTCAAGTTCGACCGGGCCGGTGGTGTCGGTCAGCACCGTCTTGGTGCGGGTGCCGTTGCGGATGTTGCCCGACCCCGTCTCGGGCGGGTCGTGTTTCTCATAGCCGAGGTGCTCGGTCATCTCCTCATTGAGCGCGGTCTCGAGGACCGTCTTGGTCAACTGCTTGAGCAGCCCGTCGGGCCCGGTCAGCGACAAGCCCTGCTCCTGGGCCAATCGGACCAGTTCGACCGCAGCCTTCTGGCCTTCGGACTGCTCAGCCGCCTTCTTCTTCGCCACATCGTCCAGTGTCGTCATCACGGCACCTTTCTCGCCGAGCATCACTCAGCGTGTCAGTGCCGGAAACACCGTTAGATCCACAGTCCCCGCCCAACTTGTGCAAATGTGCCAGACATCCTACTAGGCGATTGGAGTAGGTATTCTGGTGGCAGTGAACCCCCGGGGGGTGGCGAGTAAGTGATTTGATGGGTGGCGGCGCATGGGGCGGTGGAGATCGGTAGAAGCAGCGGTGTTGGACGAGCTGTTATGTCTGCTGGAGGAGCGTGAGGACACCGTCGGCCTCGACGCGTTGATGAGCTATCTCGTGGACGGCGTCAGCGTTCCCGCCTACCGACCACCGGG encodes the following:
- a CDS encoding IS256 family transposase; its protein translation is MTTLDDVAKKKAAEQSEGQKAAVELVRLAQEQGLSLTGPDGLLKQLTKTVLETALNEEMTEHLGYEKHDPPETGSGNIRNGTRTKTVLTDTTGPVELDVPRDRASTFEPQIVKKRQRRLNGVDEVVLSLYAKGLTTGEISAHFAEIYGASVSKETISRITDKVLEEMNDWSVRPLDETYAAIFIDAIVVKVRDGQVANRPFYAAIGVTLAGERDILGLWAGTGGEGAKFWMSVLTDLRNRGIKDTFFVVCDGLKGLPEVVGNVWPQAIVQTCIIHLLRNTFRLTSRKYWDEIKGDVKPIYTAVNATAARAAFDELAEKWGQRYPAVIRLWDNAWAEFIPFLDYDVEIRRVICSTNAIESLNARYRRAIKARGHFPSEQAALKCLYLVTRSLDPTGVGRARWTMRWKPALNAFAITFADRFPAAETY